In Sphingobacterium zeae, one genomic interval encodes:
- a CDS encoding MFS transporter produces the protein MNELLEQTMELRKGRKALPPIFWISTTWFAMGLPFVALSGASSIMYKNLGVSDAKIAFWTSLIMLPWTIKPLWGPFLELYKTKKFFVYTTQLLTGLLFGLLGLTLQLDHFFSFSIALLTLIAFSGSTHDTAADGVYLNELNAKQQAKYVGWQGAFYNVAKVFSGGVLVYLAGQLEQEIGIKSAWMVVMFAYGFIMLAIGLYSIRALPAHHEAPKSTSLKEGMDTLKDVIITFFQKKNIWFSLLFIVFYRFAEGQAIKITPLFFKAQRTEGGLGLSTSEIGLLYGVFGAIAFVLGSIVAGHFVSKKGLDRRTLMILCAFFNIPFVAYAFLAITLPTNLYLIATAVAIEYFGYGFGFIGIILFIMQNIAPGKYKMAHYAFGSGLVNLGFMIPSMISGWLSDHLGYQEFFIWVLISTIPAFLVSWWVPLRKPEKEHTDENN, from the coding sequence ATGAATGAATTATTAGAACAAACGATGGAGCTTCGCAAAGGGCGTAAGGCACTTCCGCCTATTTTTTGGATCTCCACAACATGGTTTGCCATGGGGCTACCTTTTGTTGCCCTTTCGGGTGCGAGCTCCATTATGTATAAAAATTTGGGGGTATCGGACGCAAAGATTGCTTTTTGGACCTCTTTGATTATGCTGCCCTGGACAATAAAACCCTTATGGGGTCCTTTTTTGGAGCTGTATAAGACCAAGAAATTTTTTGTCTATACCACCCAGCTGCTCACGGGACTACTCTTTGGTCTGCTTGGTCTTACGCTGCAGTTGGATCATTTCTTTAGCTTCTCCATTGCCTTGTTGACCCTGATTGCATTTAGTGGTTCCACACATGATACCGCAGCCGACGGGGTATATTTGAATGAACTGAATGCAAAACAACAGGCAAAATATGTCGGCTGGCAGGGTGCCTTCTATAATGTGGCCAAAGTGTTTTCTGGAGGCGTACTCGTTTATTTGGCGGGGCAATTGGAGCAGGAAATCGGCATTAAATCCGCGTGGATGGTGGTGATGTTTGCTTATGGATTTATTATGTTGGCGATTGGATTGTACAGTATACGTGCTTTACCTGCTCACCACGAAGCTCCCAAATCCACTTCTTTAAAGGAGGGGATGGATACGCTTAAAGACGTTATCATAACATTTTTTCAGAAAAAGAATATTTGGTTTAGTTTACTTTTTATTGTCTTTTATCGTTTTGCTGAAGGGCAGGCCATTAAGATCACTCCGTTATTTTTTAAAGCACAACGTACCGAAGGCGGGCTTGGCCTGAGTACTTCGGAAATTGGATTGCTTTATGGTGTATTTGGTGCCATAGCTTTTGTGTTGGGGTCGATTGTCGCAGGGCATTTTGTATCCAAAAAGGGCTTAGACCGGAGGACACTTATGATCCTTTGTGCCTTCTTTAATATTCCATTTGTAGCTTATGCCTTTCTTGCGATCACATTGCCGACAAACCTTTATCTCATAGCTACTGCTGTCGCCATCGAGTACTTTGGATATGGTTTTGGCTTTATCGGAATTATTCTTTTTATCATGCAAAATATTGCCCCAGGTAAATATAAGATGGCACACTACGCTTTCGGAAGTGGACTTGTTAATCTGGGATTTATGATTCCTTCGATGATCAGCGGCTGGCTGAGTGATCATTTGGGCTATCAAGAATTTTTTATCTGGGTGTTGATTTCTACTATTCCGGCCTTTTTGGTTTCCTGGTGGGTGCCATTGCGAAAACCCGAAAAAGAGCATACCGACGAAAATAATTAA
- a CDS encoding ROK family protein, translated as MSIKFLSDLHDASYSGVAYKNILLKKEILTFFATKGPSTIPELSKEFNISIPKINESINELIEDALVQDNGKSTSGIGRKPNSYGLLPNAAFFVGVQVSHDHLSIVVMNMKKDIIASQEEIPHRLENNQESLQNICREINQFIATHQIQKDKILGVGINLSGRINYRTGYSYSYFNFYEDPLSKYFEQELQLRTYLENDSKALAYGEFSSGILKDEKDALFVNVDNGIGLGILINGKIYYGKSGFAGEFGHIPIFDNDIICRCGKKGCLETEASGFALRNRVIAALQNGATSILTKKFNDLEDIRLSDIIAAAKKDDNLAIELINELGEKLGRGLATLINIFNPEIIIVGGILAKSEEYLMLPLKNAVNKFSLSIVNKDTKLAYSNNGEKLAAFGACLLIRDRLLSIID; from the coding sequence ATGAGTATAAAATTCTTGAGTGACTTACATGATGCAAGCTATAGCGGTGTAGCCTATAAAAATATTTTGCTTAAAAAGGAGATTTTGACCTTTTTTGCGACCAAGGGGCCTTCAACTATTCCTGAACTAAGCAAGGAATTCAACATCAGTATTCCAAAAATCAACGAATCTATTAATGAACTTATAGAAGATGCATTGGTCCAGGACAATGGAAAGTCGACTTCGGGAATTGGCAGAAAACCGAATTCCTACGGTCTACTTCCGAATGCAGCATTTTTTGTCGGTGTTCAGGTAAGCCATGATCATCTCAGTATTGTGGTCATGAATATGAAAAAAGACATTATTGCCAGCCAGGAGGAAATTCCACATCGTTTGGAGAATAATCAGGAATCACTCCAGAATATATGCCGGGAGATCAATCAGTTTATTGCCACACATCAGATTCAAAAGGATAAAATATTGGGTGTAGGTATCAATCTTTCTGGTCGTATCAACTATCGAACAGGTTATTCCTACAGTTATTTTAATTTTTATGAAGATCCTTTATCAAAATATTTCGAACAGGAGCTGCAATTGCGCACCTATCTTGAAAACGATAGTAAGGCGCTTGCTTATGGCGAATTTTCCAGCGGAATTTTAAAGGATGAGAAAGATGCTCTTTTTGTCAATGTGGACAATGGCATCGGACTAGGAATTTTAATCAACGGAAAGATCTATTATGGGAAATCGGGTTTCGCGGGTGAATTTGGACATATTCCCATTTTTGACAACGATATCATCTGTCGCTGCGGAAAAAAGGGTTGCCTCGAAACAGAAGCATCTGGTTTTGCACTTAGAAACCGTGTAATAGCAGCACTGCAAAATGGCGCAACGAGCATCCTAACAAAAAAATTCAATGATCTGGAAGATATCCGGCTCAGCGATATTATCGCTGCTGCAAAAAAAGATGACAATCTCGCTATTGAGTTGATCAATGAACTTGGGGAAAAATTAGGTCGTGGACTTGCCACATTGATCAATATTTTCAATCCAGAAATCATCATCGTCGGTGGAATTTTAGCCAAAAGTGAGGAATACCTGATGTTACCGCTGAAGAATGCTGTCAATAAGTTTTCATTGTCTATTGTTAACAAGGATACCAAACTTGCTTATTCAAATAATGGAGAAAAACTTGCAGCCTTTGGAGCCTGCCTTCTCATTCGGGACCGTCTGCTTTCTATTATCGATTAA
- a CDS encoding DUF4434 domain-containing protein, with product MRITGTFIDEISHDIPHQNWGPEEWDRDFAYMKAIGIDTVIMIRSGYRKFITYPSAYLMDKYGCFKPSLDLVALYLQLADKYEMKFYFGLYDSGIYWETGDLSHEIDANQYVIEEVWAKYGHYKSFGGWYISTEISRKTKGAVHAFRTLGLQCKAVSGGLPTFISPWIDGKKAVLAASPELSKADAVSVLEHEREWGEIFEGIQGAVDAVAFQDGHIDYDELPDFFEVNKKLADKYGMACWTNAESFDRDMPIKFLPIKFDKLRLKLEAAAKAGYDKAITFEFSHFMSPQSAYLQAGHLYNRYREYALNHNW from the coding sequence ATGAGAATTACAGGGACATTTATTGACGAGATTTCCCACGATATTCCGCACCAAAATTGGGGCCCGGAAGAGTGGGATCGGGATTTTGCATATATGAAGGCAATTGGTATAGACACTGTTATTATGATTCGCAGTGGCTATCGTAAATTTATAACCTATCCATCGGCTTATCTGATGGACAAATATGGCTGTTTTAAACCATCGTTGGATCTTGTAGCACTTTATCTGCAGCTTGCAGATAAGTATGAGATGAAATTCTATTTTGGACTTTATGACAGCGGTATTTATTGGGAGACAGGAGATCTGAGTCACGAAATCGATGCCAATCAATATGTAATTGAAGAGGTCTGGGCTAAATATGGGCATTATAAAAGCTTCGGTGGATGGTATATCAGTACGGAAATCAGCCGTAAAACGAAAGGGGCTGTTCATGCTTTTCGTACACTTGGGTTACAGTGCAAGGCAGTCAGTGGGGGCTTGCCGACATTTATATCGCCCTGGATTGATGGGAAAAAAGCTGTGCTTGCCGCTTCTCCCGAGCTTAGTAAAGCCGATGCAGTTTCGGTATTGGAACACGAACGGGAATGGGGCGAAATTTTTGAAGGTATACAAGGAGCTGTCGATGCAGTGGCCTTTCAGGATGGACACATTGATTACGATGAGCTTCCCGATTTCTTTGAGGTCAATAAGAAATTGGCTGATAAATATGGTATGGCCTGTTGGACGAATGCCGAATCTTTCGACCGGGATATGCCGATCAAATTTCTTCCGATCAAGTTTGATAAACTAAGGCTAAAACTTGAAGCTGCAGCGAAGGCTGGTTATGATAAGGCTATTACTTTCGAATTTTCTCACTTTATGAGTCCGCAATCTGCTTATTTACAGGCGGGACACCTTTACAATCGGTACCGAGAATATGCACTGAACCACAATTGGTGA
- a CDS encoding carbon starvation CstA family protein, translated as MDALNGINALTLVFAAILIFAITYRFYGLFLANKLLRLNGSRQTPAVEFADGHDYVKTDKKVLFGHHFAAIAAAGPLVGPVLAAQFGYLPGAMWILIGCVLGGGVHDMVVLFASVRHKGESLATIASKEVSKPIGTIAGIAVLFILILTLAGLSLACISAMHEAPWSLFTIVLTMPIAILMGLMMRYREGSVTLASIIGGILLIAGIIAGHHLMQVPTFHALFNWDVKTISIGIAVYGFFASVLPIWLLLVPRDYLSTYLKIGTIIMLTVGIFFVAPTIQMPALTSFIHGGGPVISGPVLPFIFIVIACGAISGFHAIIATGTTPKMIGNEREILFVGYGAMLVEGFVALMALIAACTLMPGDYFAINTPVADYAQFLTQHPHLSAVDLPHFIDRIGVDLHGRTGGAVSLAVGMAHIFDKVPFMNDIMAYWYNFAIMFEAVFILTAIDAGTRVGRFFLQEMLGTVFPKFSDKNWKPGVWICSALFTFSWGYLVYTGNVSSIWPLFGISNQLLAACGLIVCTTMLIRMNRRKYVLFAAVPGVFMAVITFWAGYLQVVQGYVPKGQYLLAGLAVAAMSLMAIVFIGTFKKWIHLAQRKEQVKDQYGEVVKEIVER; from the coding sequence ATGGATGCTCTCAATGGAATAAATGCGTTGACCCTAGTTTTCGCAGCGATATTGATCTTTGCGATCACGTATCGTTTTTATGGCTTGTTTCTAGCAAATAAGCTGCTCAGGTTGAATGGAAGTCGCCAGACACCGGCGGTGGAGTTTGCTGATGGCCATGATTATGTGAAAACCGATAAAAAAGTGTTGTTTGGCCATCACTTTGCGGCTATCGCGGCGGCAGGGCCATTGGTTGGTCCAGTACTCGCGGCACAGTTTGGTTATCTGCCGGGCGCCATGTGGATATTAATTGGTTGTGTATTAGGTGGTGGTGTGCACGATATGGTCGTGCTTTTCGCTTCTGTACGACATAAAGGAGAAAGTTTGGCAACCATTGCCTCCAAGGAGGTCAGTAAACCTATTGGCACTATTGCCGGTATTGCCGTACTTTTCATTCTGATCCTAACGTTGGCCGGATTATCACTGGCCTGTATCAGTGCGATGCACGAGGCACCATGGTCTTTATTTACGATTGTACTGACAATGCCAATTGCTATTTTAATGGGCTTGATGATGCGCTATCGGGAGGGCTCGGTGACCTTGGCGAGTATCATTGGCGGTATCCTGCTTATTGCAGGTATTATAGCCGGTCATCACCTGATGCAGGTTCCAACTTTTCACGCACTTTTCAACTGGGATGTGAAAACGATCTCTATCGGTATTGCTGTATATGGTTTCTTCGCTTCAGTATTGCCCATCTGGCTATTATTGGTTCCGAGAGATTACCTTTCGACCTATCTCAAAATAGGTACAATTATTATGCTGACGGTAGGAATATTTTTTGTTGCACCAACAATTCAGATGCCCGCCTTGACCTCATTTATCCATGGTGGCGGACCCGTAATTTCAGGACCTGTCTTGCCCTTTATCTTTATTGTGATTGCCTGCGGAGCCATATCAGGGTTCCACGCTATTATCGCAACCGGGACGACACCCAAAATGATCGGTAATGAACGCGAGATCTTGTTTGTGGGATATGGCGCCATGCTTGTTGAAGGCTTTGTTGCCTTGATGGCATTGATTGCAGCTTGTACGTTGATGCCTGGTGATTATTTTGCAATCAATACACCGGTAGCCGATTATGCACAGTTTCTAACGCAGCACCCCCATCTTTCAGCTGTGGATTTACCACATTTTATAGACAGAATAGGTGTAGATCTGCACGGTAGGACGGGCGGGGCAGTGTCGTTGGCTGTAGGGATGGCTCATATCTTCGATAAGGTTCCTTTTATGAACGATATAATGGCCTATTGGTATAATTTTGCTATCATGTTTGAAGCTGTTTTTATTCTTACAGCGATTGATGCAGGTACCAGGGTGGGACGTTTTTTTCTACAGGAAATGCTTGGAACTGTTTTCCCTAAATTTAGCGATAAAAACTGGAAACCAGGTGTATGGATTTGCAGCGCCCTGTTTACGTTCTCTTGGGGATATTTGGTTTATACCGGTAACGTAAGTAGCATCTGGCCATTATTTGGTATTAGCAATCAGCTCTTGGCAGCCTGTGGTCTGATTGTATGTACAACGATGCTCATCCGGATGAATAGGCGAAAATATGTCTTGTTTGCAGCCGTTCCCGGTGTCTTTATGGCCGTGATTACATTTTGGGCCGGCTATCTTCAGGTGGTACAAGGATATGTGCCTAAAGGACAGTACCTACTGGCGGGCTTGGCCGTAGCTGCGATGTCATTGATGGCGATTGTATTTATCGGAACGTTTAAGAAGTGGATACACCTTGCACAACGGAAAGAGCAAGTGAAAGATCAATATGGAGAGGTTGTGAAGGAAATTGTGGAAAGATAA
- a CDS encoding GDSL-type esterase/lipase family protein, with product MRSLEFFKVYRIFQGCFLIGIYLSVFSQSLSAQETKIDSSYANWYYQQRMAYFEQSPTIKGAIVFLGNSITERAEWQELLADSRYPVLNRGIGGDNSFGILARTDEVLRGRPRAIFLMDGINDQFRKLPQEVSVNNYKRIIKRIKKISPKTLIYLQSALPINEELTKEPYTKGRNVLVPILNEKLRQLAADENIPFVDLCPLFQDNEGKLNAVDSADGIHLIPSAYIKWVQLLKEKKYL from the coding sequence ATGAGATCATTGGAATTTTTTAAGGTGTATCGTATTTTCCAAGGTTGCTTCCTCATTGGAATATATCTATCGGTATTTTCCCAGTCCCTCTCAGCTCAGGAGACTAAAATAGATAGCAGTTACGCCAACTGGTATTATCAACAACGAATGGCCTATTTCGAACAAAGTCCAACCATTAAAGGAGCAATCGTGTTTTTGGGAAACAGTATTACTGAACGGGCAGAATGGCAGGAATTGCTTGCAGATTCAAGATATCCTGTACTGAACAGGGGGATAGGCGGAGATAATTCGTTTGGGATTCTTGCGCGTACCGATGAGGTGTTGCGCGGACGTCCGCGGGCAATTTTTCTGATGGATGGCATTAATGACCAATTCAGAAAGCTTCCGCAGGAAGTGTCGGTCAATAACTACAAGCGTATCATTAAACGAATAAAAAAGATCTCACCAAAGACCCTTATCTATCTTCAGAGTGCTTTACCAATCAATGAAGAACTCACAAAAGAGCCCTATACAAAAGGTAGAAATGTGCTGGTTCCAATCTTAAATGAAAAACTAAGACAGCTTGCAGCAGATGAAAATATTCCATTTGTCGACCTCTGTCCACTTTTTCAGGACAATGAGGGAAAACTTAACGCAGTTGATTCTGCTGATGGTATCCATCTGATACCAAGTGCCTACATAAAATGGGTACAATTATTAAAAGAAAAGAAATATTTATGA
- a CDS encoding GDSL-type esterase/lipase family protein, giving the protein MNILSYRNWKALWLPFFLPALTLAQSKGIDSTFDNQHYRARLEFFKAMPNQKDEIVFLGNSITEGGKWQEILQRKHVINRGISGDVTYGILARLDEILASRPRKIFLLCGVNDMKRGIPISIISTNIERIIKQVKKQSPNTALFVQGILPVNEALLPKIYEEVRNDRIVLLNNALKELCKAHQVRFVDLQPILADGNGELKAELTIDGLHLKQATYLIWANYLKQQKLL; this is encoded by the coding sequence ATGAACATACTTTCTTATAGGAACTGGAAGGCCTTATGGTTGCCTTTTTTTTTACCGGCATTGACTTTAGCGCAATCAAAAGGCATTGATTCTACGTTTGATAATCAGCATTATCGCGCAAGGCTTGAGTTTTTTAAAGCGATGCCCAACCAGAAGGACGAAATCGTTTTCCTTGGTAATAGCATTACCGAAGGTGGAAAATGGCAAGAAATCCTCCAACGTAAGCATGTGATCAATCGGGGGATTAGCGGTGATGTGACTTACGGTATTTTAGCACGACTAGACGAGATATTAGCGTCCAGACCACGAAAAATATTTCTGCTCTGTGGGGTGAACGACATGAAAAGAGGAATACCGATTTCCATTATTTCAACGAATATAGAAAGGATAATAAAGCAGGTTAAAAAGCAGTCGCCAAATACAGCGCTTTTTGTGCAGGGAATTCTGCCTGTGAATGAAGCTTTACTGCCAAAAATCTATGAAGAGGTTCGGAATGACAGGATAGTGCTACTGAACAATGCGTTGAAGGAATTGTGTAAGGCACATCAAGTTCGTTTTGTAGACTTACAGCCGATATTGGCGGACGGTAATGGGGAACTAAAAGCTGAGCTAACAATTGATGGCTTACATCTGAAGCAAGCCACCTATTTAATTTGGGCCAATTATTTAAAACAGCAAAAACTATTATGA
- a CDS encoding AGE family epimerase/isomerase — protein MNHYSTIYKDELFNHILPFWTEHSLDREYGGYFTCLDRRGGVFDTDKFMWLQGRQVWLFSSIYNKIETRSSWLDIAVHGASFMEKHGRDEEGNWYFSLDRQGKALVQPYNIFSDCFAAMGFGALYTATQEQRYAEIAQDTFHNILKRRTHTKGIYDKAVPGTRPSKNFALPMILSNLSIELEHLLEPNLVQELIEDIVVEVMDVFYKEEQGLVFENVSPNGSLLDSFEGRLLNPGHAIEAMWFMMDLGERLQRPALIEKAMRIGLRMLEHGWDEKYGGIFYFMDAQGKPTQQLEWDQKLWWVHCETLVCMAKAWVLTGNEEAKRWFERVHEYTWTHFRDPEHGEWFGYLNRRGEVLLDLKGGKWKGCFHVPRALWKVYEVFEKAKIIV, from the coding sequence ATGAATCATTATAGTACAATTTATAAAGACGAATTATTTAATCATATTCTTCCTTTCTGGACGGAGCATTCGCTCGATAGGGAGTATGGGGGCTATTTTACCTGTCTGGATAGAAGAGGTGGAGTTTTTGATACGGATAAGTTTATGTGGCTGCAGGGGCGGCAAGTTTGGCTCTTTTCGAGTATTTACAACAAAATTGAAACACGGTCATCCTGGTTGGATATTGCAGTTCATGGTGCCAGCTTTATGGAAAAACATGGACGTGACGAAGAAGGGAACTGGTATTTTTCACTTGATCGACAAGGGAAGGCACTTGTGCAGCCCTATAATATTTTTTCCGATTGCTTTGCTGCTATGGGATTTGGTGCCCTGTATACAGCAACTCAGGAGCAGCGTTACGCGGAAATTGCTCAAGATACCTTTCATAATATATTGAAACGTCGAACACATACCAAGGGCATATACGATAAGGCTGTTCCAGGGACACGTCCATCAAAGAATTTTGCGTTGCCCATGATTCTTAGTAATCTCTCCATCGAACTGGAGCATTTATTGGAACCTAACCTGGTGCAGGAATTGATTGAGGATATCGTGGTGGAGGTAATGGATGTATTTTATAAAGAGGAGCAGGGGCTTGTCTTTGAAAATGTAAGTCCCAATGGTTCATTGCTGGATAGTTTTGAAGGAAGATTGCTCAATCCGGGACATGCGATAGAGGCCATGTGGTTTATGATGGATCTGGGAGAAAGATTGCAGCGACCAGCGTTGATTGAAAAAGCCATGCGTATTGGTCTTCGTATGTTGGAGCATGGATGGGATGAGAAATATGGAGGTATATTCTACTTTATGGATGCGCAGGGTAAACCGACCCAGCAGTTGGAATGGGACCAGAAGTTATGGTGGGTGCACTGTGAAACACTGGTCTGTATGGCGAAAGCTTGGGTACTAACGGGAAATGAAGAGGCTAAACGTTGGTTCGAACGGGTTCATGAATATACCTGGACGCATTTTAGGGACCCCGAACATGGCGAATGGTTTGGCTATCTCAATCGAAGAGGTGAGGTATTACTCGATCTCAAAGGCGGAAAATGGAAGGGATGCTTTCATGTGCCTCGTGCCTTATGGAAGGTATATGAGGTGTTTGAAAAAGCAAAAATAATCGTGTAA